The following are from one region of the Macrobrachium nipponense isolate FS-2020 chromosome 21, ASM1510439v2, whole genome shotgun sequence genome:
- the LOC135197997 gene encoding formimidoyltransferase-cyclodeaminase-like produces MAVSGKGYTTSVVGAPREVPLFTPTGLTVGTEGGRVDLENNIIQGYIPPIVSILLQGTGIIKMSKIIECVPNFSEGRNKEVIDAIADAVRNTLGVTLLDVDPGASTNRTVYTFVGDPISVVEGALNAAKVAFRLIDMTKHKGEHPRMGALDVCPFIPVRGVTVEDCVEVSKTFGARMAKEVGVPVFLYGAAATQEYRKTMPQIRAGEYEGLKEKLQKPEWAPDFGTRDFVPSWGATVTGVRKFLIAYNINLLSTKEQAHRIALNLREQGRGADQPGRLKCCQGIGWYLEEKNIAQISMNLTDYEVTPIHVAYEEAKKDAEEMKLAVTGSEIVGLVPLASILQAAEYYIQKEGLFILDEDQKVHLAINRLGLTTISSFNPKERIIEYCLQKSGDQQLSQGTVEQFIRGIAARTPAPGGGSVAATVAAMGAALGAMVGQLTYGKRQWEHLDATMRRLIPPLHNTATSLIPAIDADTDAFNNYMAAMKLPQKTEAEKAAREAAMSAATDRTIQVPLSLMKNINHLTWEALVEMAAVGNINCKSDLQVGARCLEAGAWGAYYNVLINLDNLSGGSAKAKYLQEANDQLEKARKGCASVLDAVDKRKDK; encoded by the exons ATGGCTGTCTCTGGGAAGGGGTATACGACGTCTGTGGTGGGAGCGCCGAGAGAGGTTCCTCTTTTCACGCCGACAGGTCTCACGGTTGGTACTGAAGGAGGAAGAGTCGACTTGGAGAATAACATCATACAGGGATATATCCCGCCGATAGTTTCGATTCTGCTGCAAGGAACtggaataataaaaatgtcaaaaataatcgAGTGTGTGCCCAATTTTTCGGAGGGACGTAACAAAGAG GTCATCGATGCCATCGCTGACGCTGTTCGTAACACCCTTGGCGTGACCTTGTTGGATGTTGACCCTGGGGCATCAACAAATCGTACAGTCTACACCTTTGTTGGAGATCCAATCAGTGTTGTAGAGGGAGCCCTTAACGCTGCTAAAGTTGCCTTCAGACTTATTGACATGACAAAGCACAAAG GTGAGCATCCGAGGATGGGAGCCCTTGACGTCTGCCCTTTCATCCCCGTCCGAGGGGTGACGGTTGAAGACTGCGTTGAAGTTTCTAAAACCTTCGGAGCCCGAATGGCGAAAGAGGTCGGGGTTCCCGTCTTTCTTTACGGTGCCGCTGCTACCCAGGAATACCGGAAAACTATGCCCCAAATAAGAGCTGGGGAATATGAAGGACTGAAGGAAAAG CTACAAAAACCAGAATGGGCTCCAGATTTCGGCACCAGAGATTTTGTTCCCAGCTGGGGGGCCACTGTGACGGGCGTTCGGAAATTCCTTATAGCCTACAACATCAACCTTCTGTCCACAAAGGAACAAGCTCACAG GATTGCACTCAATCTCCGTGAGCAGGGCAGAGGAGCTGACCAACCAGGACGTCTCAAATGTTGCCAAGGAATTGGGTGGTACctcgaagaaaaaaatattgcgcAGATAAGCATGAACTTGACAGATTATGAAGTGACACCCATCCACGTCGCATACGAGGAG GCTAAGAAAGACGCAGAAGAGATGAAACTAGCGGTCACTGGATCCGAAATTGTAGGGCTGGTGCCTCTCGCATCAATACTCCAAGCTGCGGAATATTACATTCAAAAGGAAGGCCTCTTTATCCTTGACGAAGACCAGAAGGTCCATCTCGCTATAAATCGACTTGGCCTTACAACTATTTCCTCTTTCAATCCGAA GGAACGCATTATCGAATACTGCCTTCAGAAGAGTGGTGACCAGCAACTGTCCCAGGGAACTGTTGAGCAGTTTATCCGGGGTATAGCAGCTCGCACGCCAGCTCCTGGAGGCGGCTCTGTTGCTGCAACAGTTGCCGCAATG GGTGCAGCTCTTGGCGCCATGGTGGGACAGTTGACGTACGGCAAGCGCCAATGGGAACATCTGGATGCAACTATGAGGAGACTGATCCCTCCTCTTCACAATACTGCCACGTCTCTTATCCCAGCCATCGATGCAGATACTGACGCCTTTAATAATTACATG GCTGCAATGAAATTACCTCAGAAGACTGAAGCTGAGAAAGCTGCCAGAGAGGCAGCGATGTCAGCGGCAACGGATAGGACCATCCAAGTGCCCCTCTCGCTCATGAAGAACATCAACCACCTAACATGGGAGGCTCTCGTTGAAATGGCTGCTGTCGGCAATATTAACTGCAAATCCGATCTTCAG GTCGGTGCACGATGCCTGGAGGCAGGGGCATGGGGAGCTTACTACAACGTCTTGATAAATCTTGACAACCTAAGTGGGGGGTCAGCCAAAGCTAAATATTTGCAAGAAGCAAATGATCAACTGGAGAAAGCCAGAAAAGGGTGTGCATCAGTTTTAGATGCTGTGGACAAAAGGAAAGACAAATAG